Below is a genomic region from Candidatus Binatia bacterium.
TCGCGCGTGCCTGGCGGTCGAGCTCGTCGACGCCGGCGAGGCCGGCGCCACTGACGGCCTGGTAGGTGCTGGCGACCAGCCGCAGCAGTCCCGCCTCGTCGTGAAGGGGCTTCAGTACCGGCATCACCGCCATGGTCGTGCAGTTCGGATTGGCGATGATCTTCTTGCGCGCGTGGAGGATCTCGCCCGGATTGACCTCGCTGACGATCAGCGGAACGTCGGGATCCATTCTCCACGCCGACGAATTGTCGATCACGGTGACGCCGCACGAGGCAAAGCGCGGCGCCAGCTCACGCGAAGACCTGGCGCCGGCGGAAAACAGCGCGATGTCGAGCCCGGTCGGATCGGCAGTCGCGGCGTCCTCGACCGTCACCATCGTGCCGTTCCACGGCAGTTTCGTGCCCGCCGATCGCGACGACGCGAAATAGCGGATCACGCTGACGGGGAAATTGCGCTCGGCCAGCACGGCGCGCATGACGCCTCCGACCTGGCCCGTGGCTCCGACGACTCCGATCTTCATGGGACTACTCGGCTCCGTGACTTGGATTGCATGCGCCGGCTGCCACCGGGCCATCCGTACCGATACACGACGCCGCGGCCGGGCACCAACAGGGGACAGGCTGGGGACAGGCACCAGCGCGCATCAATCGGGCAGCATCGTCCAGTTGATGCGCGCTGGTGCCTGTCCCCACGCGCTGGTGCCTGACCCCATGTCAGAGGCAGCGGTAGAACGCATCGATCAGCGCCTTGGCTCGCGGATCGATCAGGATGTACGGGCCCATGCGGTTCATCACGTACGAAAATCCGACGCGTGCCGTGGGATCGGCGAACGCGATCGAGCCGCCGGCGCCCGGATGCCCGAATGCGCCGTCGTTCGGGCCGAACTCGCAGCCCGGCTGGGACAGCATGAATCCGAGGCCGAAGCGCGTCGTGAGGCGAAGCACGACATCGGGGCCGAAGCTCTGCTCGGTAGCGGCTGCGCGCGCGGCCTTCGGTCC
It encodes:
- a CDS encoding aspartate-semialdehyde dehydrogenase — encoded protein: MKIGVVGATGQVGGVMRAVLAERNFPVSVIRYFASSRSAGTKLPWNGTMVTVEDAATADPTGLDIALFSAGARSSRELAPRFASCGVTVIDNSSAWRMDPDVPLIVSEVNPGEILHARKKIIANPNCTTMAVMPVLKPLHDEAGLLRLVASTYQAVSGAGLAGVDELDRQARATIEHARELTYDGQAVAMPAAAKFAKPIAFNVLPLAGNLVADGSFETDEEQKLRNESRKILGIPDLKVSGTCVRVPVFTGHSLSLNAEFARPISVERATAILSRAPGVTVMDVPTPLEAAGKDPSYVGRIRQDETVDGGRGLVLFVSNDNLRKGAALNAVQIAELYCR